In the genome of Marinomonas algicola, the window ATATTTTATGTGAATAAAGAATAGATGAGGTTGATTTATAGGCAGGCTGTTTTTTGTCAATTTGTGAAAAATGCTGAATAGAGAATGTATCTTTATCCAGCATAAAAGTAATTGGCTGCTATTTAATGCTTATTTACCAATACAGAACGAGCCAAAAATACGACCTAAGAGATCGTCACTGGTGAAAGCTCCGGTTATTTCACTTAACGCATTTTGAGCTTCTTTAAGGTCTTCGGCGAGTAACTCGCCAGCACCGAAGTCATGAAGTTGCTCACTGCCTGTGATGAGAAATGTATTGGCTTTATTTAAGGCCTCTATATGACGGCGGCGAGCAATAAAACCGCCCTCTGTTGTACTGTCATATCCCATAATGTCTTTTAAATGTTGCGTTAAATTTTCTATACCAGTATGCGTTTTAGCAGATAATGAAATAACAGGAATGCCGTTCATAATTTCAATCCCGGTACTTTCTTGAGTAAGATCAATTTTGTTACGGACTATGGTCAAATGATGGTGACTCTTTAGTTGACTAACAAACTCAGGCCAAATATTGATTGGATCTAAATTTTTAGTATGCTCACTATCCACCATCAATAAAATACGGTCGGCTTTTTGAATCTCTTGCCATGCTCGTTGAATGCCAATTTGTTCTACTTCGTCTGGGCTTTCTCGAAGTCCAGCAGTATCTATAATATGTAACGGCATGCCATCAATATGAATATGCTCTCTTAAAACATCTCTGGTTGTCCCTTCAATACTTGTGACAATAGCTGAGTCTTTACCAGACAAAGCGTTTAATAAACTTGATTTTCCTGCATTAGGTCTACCTGCAATGACAACATTCATGCCTTCACGAATAATAGAACCTTGTTTTGCTTCTTTTAATACCTTGTGTAAATTGTCCTGTATTCCTGCTAAGTCATTGGCCACTTTACCATCACTGATAAAATCAATTTCTTCTTCTGGAAAATCAATCGCGGCTTCAACATAAATTCGCAGATTAATCAGGGATTCAAGAAGTAGGTCAATACGTTTTGAAAAAGCCCCTTGTAGAGATCGCAATGCGCATTTCGCGGCTTGTTGAGACGATGAGTCAATCAGATCTGCAATGGCCTCCGCTTGTGTCAGATCCATTTTATCATTTAAAAATGCTCTTTCAGAAAACTCACCCGGACGAGCTAATCTTGCCCCCAATTCTAAAGCTCTTTCTAATAACATATCGATAATAATAGGTCCTCCATGCCCTTGTAGCTCAAATACATCCTCTCCAGTAAAAGAGTTTGGACCAGGGAAATAAATGGCGATTCCCATATCAATTTGCTCTTTATCCTTACCTTTAAAAGGCACATAGTGAGCGTGTCTTGCCGTTGGGATAAAGCCAATTATCTGTTCCGCAATAGTAAGACTTGCCGGACCTGATAAGCGTACTATCCCAACCCCTCCTCGTCCTGGTGGTGTGGCTTGGGCGACAATAGTGTCTTTATCAATGGATTGGCTAAAGTCTGTCATATTGTTGAAATTTCCTGAGGTAAGAGTTGTTGCTTAGATTGTCCCTTAGTCTGAAAATAAGCGCAATAATTCTAATGTTCTATAAGGTGTGTTGTAGTAACTAGAGCTATTACT includes:
- the mnmE gene encoding tRNA uridine-5-carboxymethylaminomethyl(34) synthesis GTPase MnmE codes for the protein MTDFSQSIDKDTIVAQATPPGRGGVGIVRLSGPASLTIAEQIIGFIPTARHAHYVPFKGKDKEQIDMGIAIYFPGPNSFTGEDVFELQGHGGPIIIDMLLERALELGARLARPGEFSERAFLNDKMDLTQAEAIADLIDSSSQQAAKCALRSLQGAFSKRIDLLLESLINLRIYVEAAIDFPEEEIDFISDGKVANDLAGIQDNLHKVLKEAKQGSIIREGMNVVIAGRPNAGKSSLLNALSGKDSAIVTSIEGTTRDVLREHIHIDGMPLHIIDTAGLRESPDEVEQIGIQRAWQEIQKADRILLMVDSEHTKNLDPINIWPEFVSQLKSHHHLTIVRNKIDLTQESTGIEIMNGIPVISLSAKTHTGIENLTQHLKDIMGYDSTTEGGFIARRRHIEALNKANTFLITGSEQLHDFGAGELLAEDLKEAQNALSEITGAFTSDDLLGRIFGSFCIGK